A portion of the Anas platyrhynchos isolate ZD024472 breed Pekin duck chromosome 26, IASCAAS_PekinDuck_T2T, whole genome shotgun sequence genome contains these proteins:
- the GLMP gene encoding glycosylated lysosomal membrane protein, translated as MRRLLLLAGLLAAAGGREVWMQYNPGWNGSSVNLLHIRAVGPNDTLHYIWSSIGAPAVLLVVTEGTSSALHVNWTQLLSPTPDGAIRIEPAGSVVYSTAVVFTKVFEYSKANVLEEVFYPTYDLSNFSWDSVNRTLNHTALTAEFVGGPATDPSGSFSNGSLAFRVTAYETSGRDETLPSLLHTANSSKVEFVLAGAAPRGNSSWFALEVVTVEEAGVVQRLRLARSIDDEYTPTIFETFSLVAESRNDSSTLSFLQWKATAYGSQAPKREDSIQCHSGSLKAANWTLPRSSIVLAYFGEGVGSTYTISAVNISFGGEDGNIYEEKRYLSWSALLGFGQPPKDTFSPLVISIMAVALGTPMVLLVVGSCVVLFAQGKRYTEYEPIN; from the exons AtgcggcggctgctgctgctggccgggCTGCTGGCGGCGGCCGGCGGCCGGGAG GTGTGGATGCAGTACAACCCCGGCTGGAACGGCTCCTCCGTCAACCTGCTGCACATCCGGGCAGTGGGGCCCAATGACACCCTGCACTACATCTGGAGCAGCATCGGGGCCCCCGCCGTGCTGCTCGTGGTCACCGAGGGCACGAGCAGTGCCCTGCACGTCAACTGGACCCAGCTGCTCTCGCCCACTCCTGACGGAGCCATTCGGATTGAGCCCGCTGGCAGTGTTGTGTACTCCACAGCTGTCGTCTTCACCAAG gtGTTTGAGTACAGCAAGGCCAACGTGCTGGAGGAGGTCTTCTACCCCACCTATGACTTGTCAAACTTCTCCTGGGACAGCGTCAATCGGACCCTGAACCACACTGCCTTGACAGCCGAGTTTGTGGGTGGCCCAGCCACTGACCCCAGTGGCAGCTTCTCCAACGGCAGCCTGGCATTTCGG GTGACAGCTTACGAGACCAGTGGCCGTGACGAGACCTTGCCCAGCCTTTTGCACACAGCAAACAGCTCTAAAGTGGAGTTTGTCCttgctggggcagccccacggGGCAACAGCTCATGGTTTGCCCTAGAGGTGGTCACGGTGGAAGAGGCAGGAGTGGTGCAGAGGCTGCGCTTGGCACGTTCCATCGACGATGAGTACACTCCCACCATCTTTGAG ACGTTCTCCCTGGTAGCAGAGTCCCGAAATGACAGCTCCACGCTCAGTTTCCTGCAGTGGAAGGCGACAGCCTACGGCTCGCAGGCCCCCAAGCGCGAGGACAGCATCCAGTGCCACTCCGGTAGCCTGAAAGCAGCCAACTGGACGCTGCCCAGGTCCAGCATTGTCCTTGCCTACTTTGGGGAGGGCGTAGGCAGCACCTACACAATCAGTGCTGTCAACATCTCCTTTGGGGGTGAGGACGGAAATATTTACGAGGAAAAGCGCTACCTGAGCTG GTCTGCACTgctgggctttgggcagccccCCAAGGACACCTTCTCTCCCCTGGTCATCTCCATCATGGCCGTGGCGCTGGGCACCCCCATGGTGCTGCTAGTGGTGGGCAGCTGTGTGGTTCTCTTTGCCCAGGGGAAACGCTACACTGAGTATGAGCCCATCAACTGA